The following coding sequences are from one Triplophysa dalaica isolate WHDGS20190420 chromosome 12, ASM1584641v1, whole genome shotgun sequence window:
- the rrp15 gene encoding RRP15-like protein isoform X1, giving the protein MAACLKKPHVIVEDANGEVSDNSICIDEEDEASGSENQDADEEDEESSDMGSDGDEEDQKGSDIGSDGDEENQKASDMGSDKDEEDPNPNAGWAEAMAKILGKKVPESKPIILVKNKELDKIKEKEKKERLEKKKQFDKKRTWENMCREKPDVVRDKDHERNLQRIATRGVVQLFNAVKKHQKNVDDKMKDVGGSVRKKAKILSSVSKKDFIDVLRAADGVHTPAIKKDAVKYPVEVKEEHPSWSVLRDDFMMGASMKDWDKESDEGGGEQEPAEDHSSDSE; this is encoded by the exons ATGGCGGCATGCTTGAAGAAGCCACATGTCATTGTTGAAGATGCAAATG gggaAGTTTCTGATAATAGCATTTGCATAGATGAGGAGGATGAGGCATCAGGAAGTGAAAACCAGGATGCGGATGAAGAGGATGAGGAGTCCTCAGATATGGGGAGTGATGGAGATGAAGAGGACCAGAAGGGATCAGATATAGGGAGTGATGGAGATGAAGAGAACCAGAAGGCATCAGATATGGGAAGCGATAAAGATGAAGAGGATCCCAATCCCAATGCCGGCTGGGCTGAGGCTATGGCAAAAATCCTGGGGAAGAAAGTACCAGAAAGTAAACCCATCATTCTTGTTAAGAACAAAGAGCTGGACAAGATCAAGGAGAAGGAGAAGAAAGAGCGTCTTGAAAAAAAGAAGCAG TTTGATAAGAAACGAACATGGGAGAATATGTGCCGCGAGAAGCCTGATGTCGTAAGAGACAAAGACCATGAGAGGAATCTACAGAGAATTGCAACTAG GGGTGTAGTGCAGTTGTTCAATGCTGTGaagaaacatcagaaaaatgtgGATGACAAGATGAAGGATGTTGGGGGTTCAGTGAGAAAGAAAGCCAAAATCCTCTCCTCTGTGTCTAAGAAAGACTTTATTGATGTCCTTCGAGCAGCAGATGGTGTTCACACACCTGCCATCAAGAAAGATGCGGTAAAA TATCCTGTAGAAGTGAAGGAGGAGCATCCATCGTGGAGTGTGCTGAGAGATGATTTTATGATGGGCGCCTCTATGAAGGACTGGGATAAGGAGAGTGATGAAGGTGGAGGTGAACAGGAGCCAGCTGAGGACCACAGCAGTGATTCTGAGTGA
- the rrp15 gene encoding RRP15-like protein isoform X2, with protein sequence MAACLKKPHVIVEDANGEVSDNSICIDEEDEASGSENQDADEEDEESSDMGSDGDEEDQKGSDIGSDGDEENQKASDMGSDKDEEDPNPNAGWAEAMAKILGKKVPESKPIILVKNKELDKIKEKEKKERLEKKKQFDKKRTWENMCREKPDVVRDKDHERNLQRIATRGVVQLFNAVKKHQKNVDDKMKDVGGSVRKKAKILSSVSKKDFIDVLRAADGVHTPAIKKDAYPVEVKEEHPSWSVLRDDFMMGASMKDWDKESDEGGGEQEPAEDHSSDSE encoded by the exons ATGGCGGCATGCTTGAAGAAGCCACATGTCATTGTTGAAGATGCAAATG gggaAGTTTCTGATAATAGCATTTGCATAGATGAGGAGGATGAGGCATCAGGAAGTGAAAACCAGGATGCGGATGAAGAGGATGAGGAGTCCTCAGATATGGGGAGTGATGGAGATGAAGAGGACCAGAAGGGATCAGATATAGGGAGTGATGGAGATGAAGAGAACCAGAAGGCATCAGATATGGGAAGCGATAAAGATGAAGAGGATCCCAATCCCAATGCCGGCTGGGCTGAGGCTATGGCAAAAATCCTGGGGAAGAAAGTACCAGAAAGTAAACCCATCATTCTTGTTAAGAACAAAGAGCTGGACAAGATCAAGGAGAAGGAGAAGAAAGAGCGTCTTGAAAAAAAGAAGCAG TTTGATAAGAAACGAACATGGGAGAATATGTGCCGCGAGAAGCCTGATGTCGTAAGAGACAAAGACCATGAGAGGAATCTACAGAGAATTGCAACTAG GGGTGTAGTGCAGTTGTTCAATGCTGTGaagaaacatcagaaaaatgtgGATGACAAGATGAAGGATGTTGGGGGTTCAGTGAGAAAGAAAGCCAAAATCCTCTCCTCTGTGTCTAAGAAAGACTTTATTGATGTCCTTCGAGCAGCAGATGGTGTTCACACACCTGCCATCAAGAAAGATGCG TATCCTGTAGAAGTGAAGGAGGAGCATCCATCGTGGAGTGTGCTGAGAGATGATTTTATGATGGGCGCCTCTATGAAGGACTGGGATAAGGAGAGTGATGAAGGTGGAGGTGAACAGGAGCCAGCTGAGGACCACAGCAGTGATTCTGAGTGA